One Drosophila subobscura isolate 14011-0131.10 chromosome U, UCBerk_Dsub_1.0, whole genome shotgun sequence DNA window includes the following coding sequences:
- the LOC117900429 gene encoding threonine--tRNA ligase 1, cytoplasmic isoform X1: protein MKKEKKEKPAGAASDARKELNPLPQYIEERNVLWEKCKAEYLAELAAKPRETIKVTLPDGKQVDAISWETTPYDVARGISQGLADNTIISKVNGEVWDLDRVLEQNCSLQLLKFDDPEAQAVFWHSSAHIMGEAMERIYGGHLCYGPPIESGFYYDMHLNGEGISTNDYGTMESLVKQIVKEKQNFERLEMKKSDLLEMFKYNEFKLRILNEKVTTDRTTVYKCGSLIDLCRGPHVRHTGKVKALKITKNSSTYWEGKADAETLQRVYGISFPDPKQLKEWEKLQEEAAKRDHRKIGREQELFFFHELSPGSCFFQPRGAHIYNTLMGFIKSEYRKRGFQEVISPNIYNAKLWMTSGHWQHYAENMFSFEAEKEKFALKPMNCPGHCLIFDTRNRSWRELPLRMADFGVLHRNELSGALTGLTRVRRFQQDDAHIFCAPEQIKSEMKGCLEFLKHVYTIFGFTFQLVLSTRPEKYLGELEQWNDAEKALEESLNEFGMPWKENPGDGAFYGPKIDITIMDALKRAHQCATIQLDFQLPIRFNLNYIADDGEKKRPVIIHRAILGSVERMIAILTENYAGKWPFWLSPRQVMVVPVGPAYDQYAQTVKEQLHAAGFMSEADCDAGDTMNKKIRNAQLAQFNFILVVGDKERSSNTVNVRTRDNKVHGEVSVSELITKLQKVRDEFITNEDNF, encoded by the exons atgaagaaggagaaaaaggAGAAGCCGGCCGGTGCAGCCAGTGATGCGCGCAAGG AACTAAATCCCTTGCCGCAGTACATTGAGGAGCGTAACGTCCTTTGGGAGAAATGCAAGGCCGAGTATCTCGCTGAGTTGGCTGCCAAACCCAGGGAGACCATTAAAGTCACCCTGCCCGATGGCAAGCAAGTGGATGCCATCTCCTGGGAGACCACGCCCTACGATGTGGCACGTGGCATCAGCCAAGGACTGGCCGACAACACAATTATATCCAAGGTGAATGGAGAGGTGTGGGACTTGGATCGTGTGCTCGAGCAGAACTGCtccctgcagctgctcaagtTCGACGATCCCGAGGCGCAGGCCGTCTTCTGGCACAGCTCCGCGCACATAATGGGCGAAGCCATGGAGCGCATCTACGGTGGACATCTGTGCTATGGTCCGCCCATTGAGAGTGGCTTCTACTACGACATGCATCTGAATGGAGAGGGT ATCTCCACCAATGACTACGGCACCATGGAGTCGCTGGTCAAGCAAATTGTCAAAGAGAAGCAAAACTTTGAGCGTCTGGAGATGAAGAAGTCCGACCTGCTGGAGATGTTCAAGTACAATGAGTTCAAGCTGCGCATTCTGAACGAAAAGGTGACCACGGATCGCACCACAGTGTACAAGTGCGGCTCCCTAATCGATCTCTGTCGCGGTCCCCATGTCCGCCACACCGGCAAGGTGAAGGCCTTGAAGATTACCAAGAACTCGTCGACCTATTGGGAGGGCAAGGCCGATGCCGAGACATTGCAGCGGGTGTATGGCATCTCGTTCCCGGATCCCAAGCAGCTCAAGGAATGggagaagctgcaggaggaggctgcCAAGCGGGACCATCGCAAGATTGGACGCGAACAGGAGCTGTTCTTCTTCCACGAGCTGTCGCCCGGTTCGTGCTTCTTCCAGCCACGCGGCGCGCACATCTACAACACGCTGATGGGCTTCATCAAGTCGGAGTACAGGAAGCGGGGCTTCCAGGAGGTCATCTCGCCAAACATCTACAATGCCAAGCTTTGGATGACATCCGGACATTGGCAGCATTACGCCGAGAACATGTTCTCCTTCGAAGCGGAGAAGGAGAAGTTCGCCCTGAAGCCCATGAATTGCCCGGGCCACTGTCTGATCTTTGATACTCGCAACCGCTCGTGGAGGGAGCTGCCACTCCGCATGGCCGACTTTGGTGTCTTGCATCGCAATGAGCTCTCGGGCGCGTTGACCGGTTTGACGCGTGTGCGTCGCTTCCAGCAGGATGATGCGCACATCTTCTGTGCTCCCGAGCAGATCAAGAGCGAGATGAAGGGCTGCTTGGAGTTCCTGAAGCATGTCTACACAATCTTTGGCTTCACCTTCCAGCTGGTGCTGTCCACACGGCCAGAGAAGTACCTCGGCGAGCTGGAGCAGTGGAATGATGCTGAGAAGGCCCTGGAGGAGTCTCTCAATGAGTTCGGCATGCCCTGGAAGGAGAATCCCGGCGATGGCGCCTTCTATGGCCCCAAGATTGATATTACCATTATGGATGCATTGAAGCGTGCGCATCAGTGCGCCACCATACAGCTGGACTTCCAGCTGCCCATTCGCTTTAATCTCAACTACATTGCCGATGATGGCGAGAAGAAGCGTCCCGTCATCATTCATCGCGCCATCCTCGGCTCCGTGGAGCGCATGATTGCCATTCTCACGGAGAACTATGCTGGCAAGTGGCCCTTCTGGCTGTCGCCACGTCAAGTAATGGTCGTGCCCGTGGGCCCGGCCTACGATCAATATGCGCAGACAGTCAAGGAGCAGCTCCATGCCGCTGGCTTCATGAGCGAGGCCGACTGCGATGCCGGCGATACGATGAACAAGAAGATACGCAATGCTCAGCTCGCGCAGTTCAACTTTATTCTGGTGGTGGGCGACAAGGAGCGCTCCTCGAACACCGTCAATGTGCGCACGCGCGACAACAAGGTGCATGGCGAGGTATCCGTCTCGGAGTTGATCACCAAGCTGCAGAAAGTACGCGATGAGTTCATCACCAACGAGGATAACttctaa
- the LOC117900429 gene encoding threonine--tRNA ligase 1, cytoplasmic isoform X2, producing MGDNVVPELSNLDLNKQKAGKMKKEKKEKPAGAASDARKELNPLPQYIEERNVLWEKCKAEYLAELAAKPRETIKVTLPDGKQVDAISWETTPYDVARGISQGLADNTIISKVNGEVWDLDRVLEQNCSLQLLKFDDPEAQAVFWHSSAHIMGEAMERIYGGHLCYGPPIESGFYYDMHLNGEGISTNDYGTMESLVKQIVKEKQNFERLEMKKSDLLEMFKYNEFKLRILNEKVTTDRTTVYKCGSLIDLCRGPHVRHTGKVKALKITKNSSTYWEGKADAETLQRVYGISFPDPKQLKEWEKLQEEAAKRDHRKIGREQELFFFHELSPGSCFFQPRGAHIYNTLMGFIKSEYRKRGFQEVISPNIYNAKLWMTSGHWQHYAENMFSFEAEKEKFALKPMNCPGHCLIFDTRNRSWRELPLRMADFGVLHRNELSGALTGLTRVRRFQQDDAHIFCAPEQIKSEMKGCLEFLKHVYTIFGFTFQLVLSTRPEKYLGELEQWNDAEKALEESLNEFGMPWKENPGDGAFYGPKIDITIMDALKRAHQCATIQLDFQLPIRFNLNYIADDGEKKRPVIIHRAILGSVERMIAILTENYAGKWPFWLSPRQVMVVPVGPAYDQYAQTVKEQLHAAGFMSEADCDAGDTMNKKIRNAQLAQFNFILVVGDKERSSNTVNVRTRDNKVHGEVSVSELITKLQKVRDEFITNEDNF from the exons ATGGGTGACAACGTGGTGCCGGAATTAAGTAATTTGGATTTAAACAAGCAAAAG GCTGGCAAaatgaagaaggagaaaaaggAGAAGCCGGCCGGTGCAGCCAGTGATGCGCGCAAGG AACTAAATCCCTTGCCGCAGTACATTGAGGAGCGTAACGTCCTTTGGGAGAAATGCAAGGCCGAGTATCTCGCTGAGTTGGCTGCCAAACCCAGGGAGACCATTAAAGTCACCCTGCCCGATGGCAAGCAAGTGGATGCCATCTCCTGGGAGACCACGCCCTACGATGTGGCACGTGGCATCAGCCAAGGACTGGCCGACAACACAATTATATCCAAGGTGAATGGAGAGGTGTGGGACTTGGATCGTGTGCTCGAGCAGAACTGCtccctgcagctgctcaagtTCGACGATCCCGAGGCGCAGGCCGTCTTCTGGCACAGCTCCGCGCACATAATGGGCGAAGCCATGGAGCGCATCTACGGTGGACATCTGTGCTATGGTCCGCCCATTGAGAGTGGCTTCTACTACGACATGCATCTGAATGGAGAGGGT ATCTCCACCAATGACTACGGCACCATGGAGTCGCTGGTCAAGCAAATTGTCAAAGAGAAGCAAAACTTTGAGCGTCTGGAGATGAAGAAGTCCGACCTGCTGGAGATGTTCAAGTACAATGAGTTCAAGCTGCGCATTCTGAACGAAAAGGTGACCACGGATCGCACCACAGTGTACAAGTGCGGCTCCCTAATCGATCTCTGTCGCGGTCCCCATGTCCGCCACACCGGCAAGGTGAAGGCCTTGAAGATTACCAAGAACTCGTCGACCTATTGGGAGGGCAAGGCCGATGCCGAGACATTGCAGCGGGTGTATGGCATCTCGTTCCCGGATCCCAAGCAGCTCAAGGAATGggagaagctgcaggaggaggctgcCAAGCGGGACCATCGCAAGATTGGACGCGAACAGGAGCTGTTCTTCTTCCACGAGCTGTCGCCCGGTTCGTGCTTCTTCCAGCCACGCGGCGCGCACATCTACAACACGCTGATGGGCTTCATCAAGTCGGAGTACAGGAAGCGGGGCTTCCAGGAGGTCATCTCGCCAAACATCTACAATGCCAAGCTTTGGATGACATCCGGACATTGGCAGCATTACGCCGAGAACATGTTCTCCTTCGAAGCGGAGAAGGAGAAGTTCGCCCTGAAGCCCATGAATTGCCCGGGCCACTGTCTGATCTTTGATACTCGCAACCGCTCGTGGAGGGAGCTGCCACTCCGCATGGCCGACTTTGGTGTCTTGCATCGCAATGAGCTCTCGGGCGCGTTGACCGGTTTGACGCGTGTGCGTCGCTTCCAGCAGGATGATGCGCACATCTTCTGTGCTCCCGAGCAGATCAAGAGCGAGATGAAGGGCTGCTTGGAGTTCCTGAAGCATGTCTACACAATCTTTGGCTTCACCTTCCAGCTGGTGCTGTCCACACGGCCAGAGAAGTACCTCGGCGAGCTGGAGCAGTGGAATGATGCTGAGAAGGCCCTGGAGGAGTCTCTCAATGAGTTCGGCATGCCCTGGAAGGAGAATCCCGGCGATGGCGCCTTCTATGGCCCCAAGATTGATATTACCATTATGGATGCATTGAAGCGTGCGCATCAGTGCGCCACCATACAGCTGGACTTCCAGCTGCCCATTCGCTTTAATCTCAACTACATTGCCGATGATGGCGAGAAGAAGCGTCCCGTCATCATTCATCGCGCCATCCTCGGCTCCGTGGAGCGCATGATTGCCATTCTCACGGAGAACTATGCTGGCAAGTGGCCCTTCTGGCTGTCGCCACGTCAAGTAATGGTCGTGCCCGTGGGCCCGGCCTACGATCAATATGCGCAGACAGTCAAGGAGCAGCTCCATGCCGCTGGCTTCATGAGCGAGGCCGACTGCGATGCCGGCGATACGATGAACAAGAAGATACGCAATGCTCAGCTCGCGCAGTTCAACTTTATTCTGGTGGTGGGCGACAAGGAGCGCTCCTCGAACACCGTCAATGTGCGCACGCGCGACAACAAGGTGCATGGCGAGGTATCCGTCTCGGAGTTGATCACCAAGCTGCAGAAAGTACGCGATGAGTTCATCACCAACGAGGATAACttctaa
- the LOC117900431 gene encoding probable protein S-acyltransferase 23, whose protein sequence is MVVAEEHPHAEDIDIDHRPHSPPLTSRGAGGNHGPSNEDHDSVLLFEGLDGATTVNLDDIFDIIKNGEVSEVENLVDKFGMECLSARDRHGYTPAHWIALNGNVQLMRYLIERTAPIDLPCLGTQGPRPIHWACRKGHASVVQVLLQAGVAVNAADFKGLTPLHLACMYGRTATAAYLLGMGALNNLTDINGDTALHWAAYKGHADLMRLLMYSGVELQKTDNFGSTPLHLACLSGNMTCVRLLCEKSQVDLEPRDKNGKTPIMLAQAHQHQDVVRLLYGEVKKKSRWIPSVSESWGWLFGGAGDSKGPLFLFLFSVLLWGYPMYMIRAIPITWNILRRSHYCFIYWNAVMWISWAIANRRDPGYIPLSSDAYYRAIKQIPYFDKLKKRNVMLTRLCHSCRCLRPLRAKHCRVCNRCVSYFDHHCPFIYNCVGLRNRMWFFLFVLSVAVNCSFTIYFACYCVMIEGFTLLYVLGLIEAVVFCGLGWILTCTSILHACMNLTTNEMFNYKRYPYLRDKRGRYQNPFSRGPILNLLEFFVCLPDRGDDNDLLLEDNI, encoded by the exons ATGGTCGTGGCGGAGGAACACCCCCACGCCGAGGACATCGATATCGACCATCGCCCGCACTCGCCGCCACTCACGAGTCGCGGTGCTGGCGGCAATCATGGACCCAGCAACGAGGACCACGACAGCGTGCTGCTGTTCGAGGGCCTGGATGGGGCGACGACCGTCAACCTGGACGACATCTTTGACATCATCAAGAACGGGGAGGTCAGCGAGGTGGAGAATCTGGTGGATAAGTTCGGCATGGAGTGCCTGTCGGCCAGGGACCGTCACGGCTACACACCCGCCCACTGGATCGCCCTCAATGGCAATGTCCAGCTGATGCGTTACCTCATCGAGCGCACAGCTCCGATTGATCTGCCCTGCCTGGGCACCCAGGGACCGCGACCCATTCACTGGGCGTGCCGAAAGGGTCATGCCTCGGTggtgcaggtgctgctgcaggcgggCGTCGCTGTAAATGCTGCAGACTTCAAGGGCCTGACGCCGCTCCATTTGGCTTGCATGTACGGACGCACAGCGACGGCTGCCTACCTCCTGGGCATGGGTGCACTCAACAATCTGACGGACATCAACGGCGACACGGCACTGCATTGGGCGGCCTACAAGGGACACGCAGATCTGATGCGCCTCCTCATGTACTCCGGCGTGGAGCTGCAGAAGACGGACAACTTTGGCTCGACGCCGCTGCATTTGGCGTGTCTGTCCGGGAACATGACCTGCGTGCGTCTGCTGTGCGAGAAGTCTCAGGTGGATCTAGAACCGAGGGACAAGAATGGCAAGACGCCGATAATGCTGGCACAGGCGCATCAGCACCAGGATGTGGTGCGGCTGCTCTATGGTGAGGTGAAGAAGAAGTCACGCTGGATTCCCTCCGTCTCGGAGAGCTGGGGCTGGCTCTTTGGCGGCGCCGGCGACTCCAAGGGAccgctctttctcttcctGTTCTCCGTGCTGCTGTGGGGCTACCCCATGTACATGATACGCGCCATTCCCATCACCTGGAACATACTGCGCCGTTCGCACTATTGCTTCATCTACTGGAACGCCGTCATGTGGATTAGCTGGGCGATTGCCAACCGGCGGGATCCCGGCTACATTCCACTCAGCTCGGACGCGTACTATCGTGCCATCAAGCAGATTCCGTACTTTGACAAGCTGAAGAAGCGCAACGTGATGCTCACGAGActctgccacagctgccgctgcctgcgtCCACTCCGTGCCAAGCACTGCCGTGTGTGCAATCGCTGCGTCTCCTACTTCGATCATCACTGTCCGTTCATCTACAATTGTGTGGGGCTAAGGAATCGCATGTGGTTCTTCTTGTTTGTGCTGTCGGTGGCTGTGAATTGTTCGTTTACCATTTACTTTGCCTGCTACTGTGTGATGATTGAGGGCTTCACCTTGCTCTATGTGCTGGGACTCATCGAGGCGGTTGTGTTCTGCGGCTTGGGCTGGATACTAACCTGCACTTCG ATTCTCCATGCTTGCATGAATCTCACAACGAACGAAATGTTCAACTACAAGCGTTATCCATATCTGCGGGATAAGCGTGGTCGCTATCAGAATCCGTTTTCGCGCGGTCCCATACTCAATCTGTTGGAGTTCTTTGTCTGCCTGCCGGATCGAGGAGATGACAACGATCTGCTGTTGGAGGATAACATTTGA